Below is a window of Gemmatimonadota bacterium DNA.
GCGCGAGGAGCGGTCGGCGCGACGGTCGCGGCGCCGCGGAGGGCTCGGGGACTGTGGGCGCGGAGGGCGTACCGGCCGGCTCGGGGGTAGCTTCTCCCGGCGCGTGCGCGCCGGTGGCTGGATCCGGGACGTGTTCGGCGTCCGGGGCCAGCCCCACCGCCTGCGGCTCGTCCCTGAGCCTCAGGCCGTACGCCTCGACCTCGGGGTCGGGCTCCGCCTCGAGGTCCTCGCGCAGGAGCGCCGCGTGCACCTGCGCGTGGCGAATCGCCTCGGCCCGGTTGCCCGCGGCCTCGAGCGCGCGCATGAGGCCCAGCGCGATGCTCGCGTCGTAGCGATCGTGCGCCGCCAACCGGCGCCACCACCGCGCCGCCGCCTGGACGTCGCCGGCCCCGGCGGCCTGCTCCGCCAGCTCACGAAGCGCCTTGCCATACGCTCGAGCCAGCGCATCCCGCTCGCCGTCCACCCACTTCTCGAACTCGGGCGCGTCGTCGATGAAGAAGCCGTCCAGGAACGGACCCCCGTAGGCGCCCACGGCCGCCTCTCGATCGCCCGCGTCCAACGCCGAGAGGAAGGCGCCCAGGTCCGAGGGGAGTTCGTCGGGGTTCAGCCGCAGGTCGTCGCCCGGGGTCTCCACGACCGCCTCGCCCAGCTCCTTGCGGACCACGTACAGGGCTTCGGACAACAGCCGCCTGGCGCGGTCCTCGTCGTGGTCGGGCCACAGCATGCCTACCACGCGGTCGCGGCTGACGCCCTCACCCCTCCGCGCCGCGAGGATCGCCAGGAACGCCAGGCGGCGGCGTTGCGCGGCGCGCCCGCGCACCGGTCCGTCGGGGCCGACCAGGGCGGCGCCGCCGAGCAAGCTGAGGCGAATCAAGGCAGGCAACTCCGGGATTCGATCGGGTCCTTCAGGAAATGGGCACGACGACGCGGGTCGTGGGCGGAGCCGCCTCCGGCGGCGGCTTGGGCAGGGTGAAGTAGAACGTGGCGCCGCACCCCGGCTCGCTCTCCACCCAGATGCGCCCGTGGTGGGCGTGCACGATGCCCTCCGCGATCGCCAGGCCCAGGCCGATGCCACGGCGATCCTCCGCGTCGGCCTTCCAGAAGCGCCCGAATACGTGCGGAAGCTGCTCCGCGGGGATGCCCGGTCCGGTGTCTCGCACTGAAAAACGGACCAGCTCCGGTTCCGCCTCGCACTGGATTTCTATCGCCCCCCCGGCGGGGGTGAACTTCACCGCGTTGCCGACCAGGTTGGAGATGACCTGAAGGATGCGGACGTGGTCCACGTCGACCCCGCAGGGCTCGCCGGCGTGCTTCACCGAAAGGGTCAGTTCCTTCGCTGCCACGATCGGCTGCAGCGTGGCGATCGCCTCTTCGGCGATGTGCCAAGGGTCTTCGCGCCGGAGCTGCAGGCGGAGCGCCCCGCCATCCAACTCTCTCGCTTCGAGGAGATCCCCGATCAGCCGATTCATGAGCGATACCGACCGGCGGATCGCCCCGCCGTAGCGCTGAAACATGTGGTCCGACGTCTCCTCGAGAGCCTGACCCGCCATGCCGATGGTGTTGAGCGGATTGCGCAGGTCGTGAGCCACGACGCCCAGGACGGCGTCTCGGCCGCGTTTGGCCTCGAGGGCCTGCATGTAGAGTTCGGCGTTTTCGACGGCCAGCGCCGCGCGCGCGGCCAGGTCCCGCGCCAGCGCGAGGTCCTCGCGGTCGTAGCGCCGCCCCGAGAACGAGTAGCTGAGCACGATCGCGGCGACCGTCCGGTCGCGCACTCGCACGGGCACCGCCAGGCACGACACCGGGTCCAGCTTTCGCAACGCAGTACGGTAGTCCTCGTCCGGCGCGGCCTCGAGCAGTTCCTCCAGGTCCACGTCGGGCATGCTGACCGCGGTGCCTTCGTCGAAGACGCGGGCGAGCGGGGGGCTGTCCTCCTGGTAGTCCTGCGCTTGCCGGAGCAGCGACAGGATCACCGGCTCGAGCTGAGGGTCCACGTGCGCCACGCCGACCCGGCGCAGCGTGTCGCCGTCCTGGAGCACGTCGACCCAGCCGTAGTCGGCGATCTCGGGGACCGCCAGCTGCACCAGGGAAGCCAGCGTCGTCGTGTAGTCGAAGGAGGTCGCCAGCGCGCGGCTCGCTTCGGACAGGAACTCGGAGCGGCGGTGCGCCGCCTCGGCTTCGCTGCGGGCGGCCTGCTCGCGGATAAGCGTGCGCGCGTTCTCCTCGGCCCGCCTCCTGTCCGTCACGTCGCGCACGAAGCCCGTGAAGAAGCGGCGGCCGCCGTCCTGATATTCGCCGAAGGAGACTTCGACGGGGATCTCGCGCCCGTCCGCCGTGGCCCAGCTCCAGTCCCGGCTCGTCCAGTCGGGGTCGCGCCGGCCGGTCTCCATGTATCCGCGCAGCCCGTCGAGGAATTCGCCGCGCGACCGCTCAGGAAGGAGCGCGCCGATTTCTCGCCCGGCGAGCTCCGCCGCGGTCGCGCCGAGCATGGCCTCGAGCGCGGCGTTGACGCTGACCACCCGGCAGCCCTCGTCCACCACCAGGATGCCGTCCGGAGCCGTCGCGACCAGCGCACGGATGCGCTCCTCCTGGCCGCGCAGCTGCCGGATGGACGCGCCCTGCTTGAGGGCCAGGGCGATCTCGTCCGATACCGACCAGAGCGCCTCCCGGGCGATGTCGGTGATGGGCCGCGCGTCCAGAATGGCCACCGCGCCCACCCTTTCCTCGCCCACCAGCAACGGGAACGCGGCGGCGTGCGAGAGGCCGCGCTCGCTGGCCCACGACGAGGCCGTCACGGGATCATCCGGGTGGGCGCGGGTCACCGCGGCGGCGTCGATCGCCTCCGGCGCCAGCGGCTCTTCGGCGCGTCCGCGGCCGGCGAGCAGGCGGTGCTCTCCGCCACGATCGGCCTCCCACAGACCCGCGTATTCCACCTCGAGGCGGTCCACGAGCAGTCGCACGCAGCGCTCGGCGAACGCCCCGTCCCCGAGTCCTCCCGCCGTCACCAGGGCGCCCACGTCGGCCTGCAGGCGTGCCTGGCGACGCTGTTCCTCGATACTCGCTTCCAGTCGCCTGCGGCCGATCGCCGCGCCCAGCAGCTCACCCGCCGCCCGCAGCGCGCTCAGCTCGGACATGGTCCACACGCGCTCCGACCTGCATTCGTCGAAGCCTATGAACCCCCACCATTCGCCGTCCACGTGGATGGGCACGTTGACGATCGACTCGATGGACTGCGGCGCCATCAACCGCCGCGCTTCGCGCGGGACGCCGTCCACGTTGGCCTGCATGATCCGGCCAGCGTCGAGCCCTTCTTCCCACGCGGGGAGTCCGGACGCGGCCAGCGAGAGGTCGCGCAGAGCGGGATTGTCGATCTGTGGCTCTACTCCCGTGCCCACCCACTCGGCGCGCCGGGTGACCGTGTTGCCGGCCGGGGTGACGGAGCGCTCGTGGATGTAGGCGCGGCTCACGCCGGCGGCCTCGCCGAGCCGGGCCAGCACGAGGTCCAGGTTGGCGTGCCAGTCCCCGCCGCCGAGGAAGAGCTCGGCCGCGAACACGACGGCGTCCATGATCGCGTCGTGCAGGAAGTCCGGTGCGGGGGATTCCGGAGCGGTCACGTCATTCGCCGTTGCGCACTCGTTCGAGGATGCCGTCGACGCGCTCGACCACGTCCCGCAGGTGCGCACGCGTCACCGCGTCGCCGGCGGCGGACGCGCCGCGCCGGGCGTCGGCACGGAGCCGCACCAGTTGCGCGCGCACGAGCGGCCGCACCTCGGACAGGCTGACGTCCACGGGCGTGCGCCAGAAGAAGGGCGAGCTGGGCGGCAGCGTGGCCTCCTCGGTCATGAGCGCTTCCAGCCGCTCGAGGTGGCCGCGCTGAAGCTGGCGTCGGTAGACGTCCTGGCCGCGGCCGGCGGCCGCGCCGCGCCACACCTCGTTGGACACGTCGTCCAGGAGGTCGGCCAGCCGGTAGACGTCCGAGTTGCCGAGCGCCTCGATCTCCACGAGCCGCTGCAGCCGCTGGGCGTCCAGCACGGCCCCCAGCAAGCGCACCTGCATGGCCGACAGGCGCTGCACGCCGCCCGCGTGCTCGATGCGGTTCAGGATCTGGGGGTCGTTCAGCCAGGTGGGGGCGTCGAACACCTGTTCGCCGAGGAACGCCACCGCCTCCCGTTGACGGTCGCGCGGCACCGGGTCGTACACGGGCCCGGTCTGGTCGCTCGCCTTGAGCGTTTCGTAGACGCCGCCCACCAGCGCCAGCACGTGGCTCACGTACCGGTTCCACTGCCCGAGGAGCTCCCCGTAGAGCTCCTGCAGGTCCGTGTAGTCCTCGCCGGCGGTGGCCGTCCAGGTCACGAGGTTCGGGGCCACGCGCCGCAGGTTGGCGATGCCGTAGCCGCTCGCGCGCACCGGGTCGTCGCCCAGGTCCTCCGTCTGCGCGTGGGGGTCGACCAGCAGGCCGACGCGCTGCGGCGAGTAGCGATACATCGGGTCGTGCGCCCGCTCGAGAATCCAGCGGTCGAGGGTTGGCTTCTCTTCTTCCGGCGACTCGACGCTGGCCAGGACGCGATAGCCCCAGTTGATCGCGTAGTGGTCGTAGGGCCCTATCTGGCGGATGAAGTCGGCCCCCGCGAGCCCGTCCTCCGGCTGCGCGATGTAGTTCTGGCGGGCGTAGTCCATGATCGTAGGCGCCACGCCCATGCGGCGCGCGAAATCAGCGACGCGCAGCGAGTCCACCGGATAGGCGGAGCTCGCGATCATGTTGTGCGGCAAGCCGAGCGCGTGTCCCACCTCGTGGGCGATCA
It encodes the following:
- a CDS encoding ATP-binding protein, with amino-acid sequence MTAPESPAPDFLHDAIMDAVVFAAELFLGGGDWHANLDLVLARLGEAAGVSRAYIHERSVTPAGNTVTRRAEWVGTGVEPQIDNPALRDLSLAASGLPAWEEGLDAGRIMQANVDGVPREARRLMAPQSIESIVNVPIHVDGEWWGFIGFDECRSERVWTMSELSALRAAGELLGAAIGRRRLEASIEEQRRQARLQADVGALVTAGGLGDGAFAERCVRLLVDRLEVEYAGLWEADRGGEHRLLAGRGRAEEPLAPEAIDAAAVTRAHPDDPVTASSWASERGLSHAAAFPLLVGEERVGAVAILDARPITDIAREALWSVSDEIALALKQGASIRQLRGQEERIRALVATAPDGILVVDEGCRVVSVNAALEAMLGATAAELAGREIGALLPERSRGEFLDGLRGYMETGRRDPDWTSRDWSWATADGREIPVEVSFGEYQDGGRRFFTGFVRDVTDRRRAEENARTLIREQAARSEAEAAHRRSEFLSEASRALATSFDYTTTLASLVQLAVPEIADYGWVDVLQDGDTLRRVGVAHVDPQLEPVILSLLRQAQDYQEDSPPLARVFDEGTAVSMPDVDLEELLEAAPDEDYRTALRKLDPVSCLAVPVRVRDRTVAAIVLSYSFSGRRYDREDLALARDLAARAALAVENAELYMQALEAKRGRDAVLGVVAHDLRNPLNTIGMAGQALEETSDHMFQRYGGAIRRSVSLMNRLIGDLLEARELDGGALRLQLRREDPWHIAEEAIATLQPIVAAKELTLSVKHAGEPCGVDVDHVRILQVISNLVGNAVKFTPAGGAIEIQCEAEPELVRFSVRDTGPGIPAEQLPHVFGRFWKADAEDRRGIGLGLAIAEGIVHAHHGRIWVESEPGCGATFYFTLPKPPPEAAPPTTRVVVPIS
- a CDS encoding BTAD domain-containing putative transcriptional regulator, giving the protein MIRLSLLGGAALVGPDGPVRGRAAQRRRLAFLAILAARRGEGVSRDRVVGMLWPDHDEDRARRLLSEALYVVRKELGEAVVETPGDDLRLNPDELPSDLGAFLSALDAGDREAAVGAYGGPFLDGFFIDDAPEFEKWVDGERDALARAYGKALRELAEQAAGAGDVQAAARWWRRLAAHDRYDASIALGLMRALEAAGNRAEAIRHAQVHAALLREDLEAEPDPEVEAYGLRLRDEPQAVGLAPDAEHVPDPATGAHAPGEATPEPAGTPSAPTVPEPSAAPRPSRRPLLA